In Erigeron canadensis isolate Cc75 chromosome 7, C_canadensis_v1, whole genome shotgun sequence, one DNA window encodes the following:
- the LOC122609426 gene encoding NDR1/HIN1-like protein 3, translating to MTVLPENDDQPKYHPLPQKPDDHDPKQQLKTGDRKKQQRTIECWEWVFISVMIFVILVLVLFYITLMTYLSFIDFSNDPEFHVDDVTPTQFELSPTNNTLYYNLDVNMTFRNPNNKFGIHYDKIRANVMYHGQRLMTKHVQGFYLGHKMNNNVNLSVKGQQLLVLLENGVDEKEFYESESRNGVYEIDLKLRIKMRLTTTLSWEFFNSRHFNSRVVCHLKIPLISSQDSKVEFERTHCVYKQW from the coding sequence atgacagTCTTGCCAGAAAATGATGATCAACCAAAGTACCATCCCTTACCACAAAAACCGGATGATCATGATCCCAAACAACAACTAAAAACCGGCGATCGCAAAAAACAACAAAGAACCATCGAATGCTGGGAATGGGTGTTTATATCGGTTATGATTTTCGTTATACTAGTACTAGTGTTGTTCTATATCACACTTATGACCTACCTGTCCTTCATAGATTTTTCAAACGACCCCGAATTCCACGTGGACGACGTGACTCCCACTCAATTTGAACTCTCCCCTACAAACAACACTTTGTACTACAATCTTGACGTTAACATGACGTTTAGAAACCCTAATAACAAGTTTGGGATACATTACGATAAAATTAGAGCAAACGTAATGTATCATGGGCAAAGATTGATGACAAAGCATGTCCAAGGGTTTTATTTAGGTCACAAAATGAACAATAATGTGAATCTATCCGTTAAAGGCCAACAACTATTGGTATTATTGGAAAATGGTGTCGATGAGAAAGAGTTTTATGAATCCGAGAGTAGGAATGGTGTTTATGAAATTGATTTGAAGTTGAGGATTAAAATGAGGTTAACTACAACTTTGTCATGGGAGTTTTTTAACTCTAGACATTTTAACTCTAGAGTTGTATGTCATTTGAAGATCCCGTTAATAAGCTCTCAAGATAGTAAGGTTGAATTTGAGAGAACTCATTGTGTTTACAAGCAATGGTAA